In Calothrix sp. PCC 7507, one DNA window encodes the following:
- a CDS encoding CHASE2 domain-containing protein, with protein sequence MSKLVILKFGEGNFEQGFPVTLQIGDENARPTIEITGELPPQLEIPHFYHNWQSIYRRLDLSARPIGLPKQATQPPTLADCEQASAKLKVSFNTWLSSDSFRPIREKWLEKLMPTDNIRVLLQTKNLQLQKLPWHLWDLLERYPHAEIGLSATVYEQVSRLSNQTKTIKILAILGNSQGIDIAADRAVLEQLTNADVTFLVEPKCQDLTDQLWEQHWQILFFAGHSSSQGTGETGQIYINQTESLKISELKFALKKAVERGLKLAIFNSCDGLGLAREFADLQIPQLIVMREPVPDLVAQEFLKHFLSAFARGESLYLSVREGRERLQGLEKQFPCATWLPIICQNPGEMSLSWQELAGGRHEVQTATLLKRRLNFSVILLTSAVMSALVMGIRYLGIMQPLELQAFDQLLRLRPQETPDSRLLVVTVTEDDVQAQAQEQRRGSLSDKSFGKLLEKLEVDQAAVIGLDIYRDYAVGKDYPTLASRMRKSDRLISVCQVSNPQAGKSGVKPPPEVSPERLGFSDIIPDPDHVVRRHLLALTPPPSSACAASYALSVQIALRYLYKQGIQLEFIAGGVWKLGKLKFKPLEGHSGGYQKIDALAHQILLNYRSSGSPEAIAPQITLKQALAGQLNAAAVKDKIILIGTTAESFNDYSLTPYTTTTGNSQAIPGVVLQAQMVSQLLSAALDGRPLLWTWTLWGEAMWIWGWSLSGSLLVWYLRQLSGIAIALALTCQFVILYSMCLVLLIIWGYWVPLVPAALALIGGGSIAMGQPFSARRYANDSAQGKGAGGREQGE encoded by the coding sequence GTGAGCAAGTTAGTCATCTTAAAATTTGGAGAAGGTAACTTTGAGCAGGGATTTCCTGTCACACTCCAAATTGGTGATGAAAATGCTCGCCCAACTATAGAAATTACAGGTGAGTTACCGCCACAGTTAGAAATTCCCCATTTTTATCACAATTGGCAATCAATTTACCGTCGTCTCGATTTATCAGCACGTCCCATCGGTTTACCAAAGCAAGCAACGCAACCCCCAACTTTGGCAGATTGTGAGCAAGCATCTGCAAAATTAAAAGTTAGTTTTAATACTTGGCTCTCTTCAGACTCTTTTCGCCCCATCCGCGAGAAATGGCTAGAAAAGCTGATGCCTACGGATAACATCCGGGTGCTTTTGCAAACAAAAAACCTGCAACTGCAAAAACTACCTTGGCATCTTTGGGATTTGCTGGAGCGTTATCCTCACGCTGAAATCGGACTGAGTGCTACTGTTTATGAGCAAGTTTCCCGGCTCTCAAACCAGACAAAAACAATAAAAATTCTCGCTATTTTAGGTAATAGTCAAGGAATTGATATCGCAGCAGATAGGGCAGTTCTAGAACAATTAACCAATGCAGATGTCACTTTTTTAGTTGAGCCAAAATGTCAAGACTTAACTGACCAATTGTGGGAACAACATTGGCAAATTCTCTTTTTCGCTGGACATAGTTCTAGTCAGGGAACAGGTGAAACTGGACAAATTTATATCAATCAAACCGAAAGTCTCAAAATTAGTGAGTTGAAATTCGCTTTAAAAAAGGCAGTGGAACGGGGGCTAAAATTGGCAATTTTTAACTCTTGCGATGGCTTGGGACTGGCGCGGGAGTTTGCCGATTTACAAATTCCGCAATTAATTGTAATGCGGGAACCTGTCCCAGATTTGGTGGCGCAAGAGTTTTTGAAGCATTTTTTGTCGGCTTTTGCTCGTGGTGAATCTTTGTATCTGTCGGTGCGAGAAGGGCGGGAACGGTTGCAAGGACTGGAAAAACAATTTCCCTGTGCTACTTGGCTACCTATTATCTGCCAAAATCCAGGTGAGATGTCGTTGAGTTGGCAGGAATTGGCTGGAGGTAGACATGAAGTACAAACGGCTACACTACTAAAACGTCGTCTGAATTTCTCCGTTATCCTCCTTACCAGTGCGGTCATGTCTGCGTTGGTGATGGGGATTAGGTATTTAGGAATAATGCAACCATTGGAATTACAGGCATTTGACCAGTTGTTGCGGCTACGTCCTCAAGAAACACCAGATTCACGGTTGCTGGTGGTGACAGTGACAGAAGATGATGTGCAAGCTCAAGCCCAAGAACAACGCCGAGGTTCGCTTTCAGACAAGTCTTTCGGTAAACTCTTGGAGAAGTTAGAGGTTGATCAAGCAGCGGTGATTGGCTTGGATATTTACCGAGATTATGCTGTTGGCAAGGATTATCCAACTTTAGCTTCCCGGATGCGAAAAAGCGATCGCCTAATTTCAGTTTGTCAGGTGAGCAATCCCCAAGCCGGAAAATCTGGTGTCAAACCACCACCAGAAGTTTCTCCAGAGCGTTTGGGCTTCAGTGATATTATCCCAGATCCAGATCATGTGGTGCGTCGTCATCTGTTAGCGTTAACTCCTCCACCCTCATCTGCTTGTGCTGCGTCCTACGCTCTCAGTGTGCAGATAGCATTACGATATTTGTACAAGCAGGGAATCCAACTGGAATTTATCGCCGGTGGTGTGTGGAAACTAGGGAAGCTCAAATTTAAACCCCTAGAAGGACACAGTGGAGGATATCAAAAAATAGATGCTTTAGCACATCAAATTTTATTAAATTATCGCTCCTCAGGCTCTCCAGAAGCGATCGCACCCCAAATTACTTTAAAACAAGCATTAGCCGGTCAATTGAATGCAGCTGCGGTTAAAGATAAGATTATCCTCATTGGCACAACAGCCGAAAGTTTTAATGATTACTCTTTAACCCCCTACACTACCACCACAGGAAACTCCCAAGCCATACCAGGAGTGGTTTTGCAAGCACAAATGGTCAGTCAACTACTGAGTGCTGCTTTAGATGGGCGACCTCTATTGTGGACGTGGACATTATGGGGTGAAGCGATGTGGATTTGGGGCTGGTCTTTAAGTGGCAGTTTACTTGTGTGGTATCTGCGACAATTAAGTGGAATAGCGATCGCCCTAGCACTCACCTGTCAGTTCGTTATTTTATATAGTATGTGCCTAGTCTTATTGATTATTTGGGGCTATTGGGTTCCCCTAGTTCCCGCAGCATTAGCCCTGATTGGCGGCGGCAGTATTGCAATGGGGCAGCCCTTCTCTGCGAGACGCTACGCGAACGACTCCGCTCAGGGCAAGGGGGCAGGGGGCAGGGAGCAGGGGGAATGA
- a CDS encoding DUF928 domain-containing protein, whose translation MKNNIQYITVLALTLVLEMNFGKAMAQAPTYQFASPVKFVPPPPPPDRGAAGDRGSAASRGCATNSQSLTALVPAYEQTVNQEKRPAISVTKVWGLTTAEHSTFWFFVPHNISAIATTEFVLKDESNKPGKTIYRTLVTPPQTPGIVSIHLPSSTEPLEIGKMYHWFFKVRVKCDPQQPAQLEYVEGWVQRVSPNPSLAERLKQATPQQQVGLYAENGIWYDALTTLAELRRAKPQDATLKADWTSLLNSAGLEKLTTQPLIDCCK comes from the coding sequence ATGAAAAATAACATACAATATATTACCGTATTAGCACTAACCTTGGTGCTAGAGATGAATTTTGGGAAGGCGATGGCGCAAGCGCCGACTTATCAGTTCGCCTCTCCAGTCAAGTTTGTGCCGCCACCACCTCCGCCCGACAGAGGTGCGGCAGGCGATCGTGGGAGTGCAGCTAGTCGTGGGTGTGCGACAAATAGCCAATCTCTCACGGCATTAGTTCCCGCATATGAACAGACTGTCAACCAAGAAAAAAGACCAGCTATTTCCGTCACCAAAGTCTGGGGATTAACAACCGCTGAACATTCAACCTTTTGGTTTTTTGTTCCTCATAACATCTCTGCAATTGCCACCACGGAGTTTGTTCTGAAAGATGAGTCAAATAAACCTGGTAAAACTATATACCGGACTTTAGTAACACCTCCGCAAACACCAGGAATTGTCAGCATACACTTGCCATCAAGTACCGAGCCATTGGAGATAGGCAAGATGTATCACTGGTTTTTTAAAGTGAGAGTAAAATGTGACCCACAACAACCAGCACAACTAGAGTATGTGGAAGGCTGGGTGCAACGAGTTAGTCCCAATCCCAGCCTTGCAGAACGCCTCAAACAAGCAACCCCCCAGCAACAGGTAGGACTTTATGCTGAAAACGGTATTTGGTACGATGCTCTCACCACTCTGGCAGAACTCCGCCGCGCCAAGCCTCAAGATGCAACGCTAAAGGCAGACTGGACAAGTTTACTCAACTCAGCAGGTTTAGAAAAGCTGACTACACAACCTCTTATCGACTGCTGCAAGTAA
- a CDS encoding radical SAM protein yields the protein MSKNSSVVVAKRRSLWQMALQGVLDGGPATCQFAITSVCNARCGFCSFAVDQMPLEARHTVTLEDAKQAAEILYRNGVYFLIYVGGEPMAHPQLNEMIAHASSIGMAPMLVTNGSLLTPKRIDEMADAGLVSAIISIDAANAQIHEQNRGLKGVCDRIRDANTHFQRRKIHTTASVTMSRLVNDYSQLPPFLESLGFDSVTFSYPLTTLASSYLGFAESNLVDYTAEELDGLFETVKALKSNFPVVNPTASIEDMQRHLRGEPEQFGCLGGWKLFYLDWHLQLYRCHNWDKPMCHISEFDNSQRVRDGCTACMIDCYRDSSVMQHVGVAVSDGVQALAKGEVHKAWKLWFNRQNLVSLKAVWEQASWLRQL from the coding sequence ATGTCTAAAAATAGCTCGGTTGTAGTTGCTAAAAGGCGATCGCTCTGGCAAATGGCACTACAAGGAGTGTTGGATGGTGGCCCGGCTACGTGTCAATTCGCTATTACTAGTGTATGCAATGCCCGTTGTGGGTTCTGTAGCTTTGCTGTTGATCAGATGCCATTGGAGGCGCGGCATACTGTGACGCTGGAAGACGCAAAGCAGGCGGCGGAGATTCTTTATCGCAATGGCGTGTATTTCTTAATCTACGTGGGTGGTGAACCAATGGCTCATCCCCAGCTAAATGAGATGATTGCTCATGCATCTAGTATTGGTATGGCACCGATGTTAGTAACTAACGGTTCCTTGCTAACACCAAAGCGCATTGACGAGATGGCTGATGCTGGGCTGGTGAGTGCGATTATCTCTATTGATGCAGCTAACGCACAAATACACGAGCAAAACCGGGGACTCAAGGGAGTGTGCGATCGCATTCGGGATGCTAATACCCATTTTCAACGTCGCAAAATTCATACTACCGCCTCTGTCACCATGAGCCGACTGGTGAACGACTACTCCCAATTGCCGCCATTCCTGGAGTCCCTAGGATTTGATAGTGTGACTTTCTCTTATCCACTCACCACCCTGGCATCTTCTTATCTTGGTTTCGCTGAGTCTAACTTAGTGGATTACACTGCCGAGGAGTTGGATGGGCTATTTGAGACTGTGAAAGCACTCAAAAGCAACTTTCCAGTTGTCAATCCTACCGCCTCAATTGAAGATATGCAGCGTCATTTACGCGGTGAACCAGAACAATTTGGTTGTCTTGGTGGCTGGAAGTTGTTTTATCTAGATTGGCATCTTCAGCTCTACCGCTGTCACAACTGGGATAAACCCATGTGTCACATCAGTGAGTTTGATAATTCTCAGCGGGTGCGTGATGGCTGTACTGCGTGCATGATTGACTGCTATCGCGACTCCAGTGTTATGCAACATGTCGGTGTCGCTGTTAGTGATGGGGTGCAAGCACTAGCTAAGGGAGAAGTCCACAAAGCTTGGAAACTTTGGTTTAATCGCCAAAATCTAGTTTCCCTCAAAGCTGTCTGGGAACAAGCAAGTTGGTTGCGTCAACTTTAA
- the hpnH gene encoding adenosyl-hopene transferase HpnH — translation MAVNLQQAIDIGKYLVTQRLKGRKRFPLVLMLEPLFRCNLACTGCGKIQHPVEILKQNLTPEQCFAAVEECGAPVVSIPGGEPLLHPQIDEIVRGLIERKKYIYLCTNGLLLEKSLHKFQPSPYLTFSVHLDGLREWHDKCVDRQGVFDTAVKAIRAAKAQGFRVATNTTIFEGCDPQEMQKFFDFLETLDTDGMMISPGYSYEWAPDQEHFLNREQTRALFRQILAPYKAGDKNWNFNHNPLFLDFLTGEKEYECTPWGSPSYSVLGWQKPCYLLNEGYYTTFKELLDKTDWSEYGRASGNPKCADCMVHCGYEPTAAMDAMQPQNMARALGSVFGK, via the coding sequence ATGGCAGTTAATCTACAACAAGCTATAGATATCGGGAAGTATCTGGTGACTCAGCGCTTAAAAGGGCGTAAACGCTTCCCGCTAGTCTTGATGTTGGAACCTCTTTTCCGGTGTAACCTAGCCTGCACTGGCTGCGGCAAAATCCAGCATCCAGTGGAAATCTTAAAACAAAACCTCACTCCAGAACAGTGCTTCGCTGCAGTGGAAGAATGCGGTGCACCTGTTGTCTCAATTCCTGGAGGCGAACCACTATTACATCCCCAAATTGATGAGATTGTGCGGGGATTAATTGAGCGCAAGAAATATATTTACTTGTGTACTAATGGTTTGTTGTTAGAAAAAAGCCTGCATAAGTTTCAACCTTCCCCATATCTGACATTCAGCGTACATCTAGATGGGTTGCGGGAATGGCACGATAAGTGTGTCGATCGCCAAGGCGTTTTTGATACTGCGGTGAAAGCGATTCGCGCCGCCAAAGCCCAAGGCTTCCGCGTGGCTACTAACACCACCATCTTTGAGGGTTGCGATCCTCAAGAAATGCAAAAGTTCTTTGACTTTCTAGAAACCCTAGATACTGACGGGATGATGATTTCTCCTGGCTACAGTTACGAGTGGGCACCAGATCAAGAACATTTCCTCAACCGCGAACAAACACGCGCCCTCTTCCGGCAAATTCTCGCCCCCTACAAAGCTGGTGACAAAAACTGGAATTTCAATCACAACCCATTATTCCTAGATTTCCTCACAGGTGAGAAGGAATATGAATGTACGCCTTGGGGTAGCCCTAGTTACAGTGTCCTTGGTTGGCAAAAACCTTGTTATTTGCTGAATGAAGGCTATTACACCACCTTTAAGGAACTACTAGACAAAACTGACTGGAGTGAATACGGACGCGCTAGTGGTAATCCTAAGTGTGCCGATTGTATGGTTCACTGCGGCTATGAACCCACCGCCGCAATGGATGCGATGCAACCACAAAACATGGCTCGTGCCCTTGGTAGTGTGTTTGGGAAGTAA
- the hpnA gene encoding hopanoid-associated sugar epimerase codes for MTQVFVTGGTGFIGSHVVRLLLQQGYTVKALVRSSSNLENLRGLKVEIVTGDLNDPELWQQMRGCQYLFHVAAHYSLWQKDRELLYHHNVLGTRNVLVSAQKAGIERTVYTSSVAAIGVGASGQVVDETHQSPLEKLVGDYKKSKFLAEQEAMQAVTTGQDVVVVNPSSPIGPLDIKPTPTGDIILRFLRRQMPAYVNTGLNFIDVRDVAWGHLLALQKGKSGDRYILGHQNLTLKELLDQLSQLTAMKAPQMSVPAWLPLSVAWVDEKILAPLGKSPSVPLDGVRMAQQPMYYNASKAVRELDLPQSDLTTALKDAVDWFISERYVK; via the coding sequence ATGACACAAGTTTTTGTGACGGGGGGTACGGGTTTTATTGGTAGTCACGTTGTACGGTTGTTACTGCAACAGGGATACACAGTGAAAGCACTAGTGCGTTCCAGCAGCAACCTGGAAAATCTCCGGGGGCTAAAAGTGGAAATTGTCACAGGGGATTTAAATGATCCAGAACTTTGGCAGCAAATGCGTGGTTGTCAGTACCTGTTCCATGTCGCTGCCCATTATTCACTGTGGCAAAAAGACCGAGAGCTACTCTACCATCACAATGTCCTGGGTACACGGAATGTACTAGTATCTGCCCAAAAAGCGGGTATTGAGCGCACTGTCTACACCAGTTCGGTGGCGGCGATTGGTGTGGGAGCATCTGGTCAAGTCGTAGATGAAACACATCAGAGTCCCCTAGAAAAATTGGTTGGTGACTACAAAAAATCTAAGTTTCTGGCGGAACAAGAAGCTATGCAAGCTGTAACTACAGGACAGGATGTGGTTGTAGTTAATCCCAGTAGCCCGATTGGCCCATTGGATATCAAACCCACTCCCACAGGCGATATTATCCTGCGATTTTTACGGCGACAAATGCCTGCTTATGTAAATACTGGTTTGAATTTTATCGATGTGCGGGATGTGGCCTGGGGACATTTACTGGCTTTGCAAAAGGGGAAATCAGGCGATCGCTATATTTTAGGTCATCAAAACCTTACCCTCAAAGAACTACTTGACCAACTTTCCCAGCTTACGGCTATGAAAGCACCCCAAATGTCTGTACCTGCTTGGCTCCCCCTCAGCGTTGCTTGGGTTGATGAAAAGATACTCGCACCCTTGGGGAAATCACCCTCAGTACCTTTGGACGGTGTCCGCATGGCGCAACAGCCTATGTATTACAATGCTTCAAAGGCAGTAAGAGAGTTGGATCTCCCACAGTCTGACTTGACAACTGCACTCAAAGATGCAGTTGATTGGTTTATCAGTGAGCGATATGTCAAATGA
- a CDS encoding efflux RND transporter permease subunit codes for MVKPNSSKSARERFNISRLAIEFSWLTIGFWIAVTVAGLLAFSSLKYALFPDITFPVVVVNAQAPLTTALDIEAKLTQPLEQRLKSLEGLEDIRSSTYPGQTAVSLSFVVGTNLEKSTRQVETALKQLKLTQGANYKIIPLNLNESAAISYAIENPSGNLTDLTKLAKDQIVPAIAKLSGVLKVSLLGVPSPPTPQLSAGGATLVRFNGKDALAFQVIKRGNANTLEVVSRVEKEVQKLRSTLKDVKITLAATQAEYIRHATQSTIDSLIEAVLLSVVVIFPFLWNWRATLISALAIPTSMLATAIVMAIFGFNLETITLLALALVIGSIVDDAIVDVENIMRHIEDGETPRQAALIATNEIGLTVTAATFTAVAVFLPIGLMGGVIGQFFKPFGITVSAAMLASLLVARTLSPVLSIYWLKPKSSRRREGMLWLRFAQSYRDLLQWSLNHRAIVIALAVFSFIAGVALIPLIPKGFIPKLDRGEFNITYTAPLPSLPTGQGAALRLRSGQGGREQGAGGAVSSPQSPVPSPQSLGTERSRSAILTLQYPIPNPLNDSLEVAKKLEAVVRKSPAVETVFTTVGSREGEPNKGVLYVKLKSDRPIKTAELQDQFRTTLPTLPGVTTSIEDIQFVDTGGQKPLQVSLRGNDLKALSKAAKAIKERLVKLPGFADVTVTGEGNQQDTVVQIERLNNQRVAYISANLGKDLSLGNATDKVVAEAKKVMPAGVSLDLGGDSARLGEVFGSFGTTLALSALCIVVVLIWLFKGWVDPVVIGVSLPLALVGAMLALLITKSDFGMISLIGFVFLLGITNKNAILIVDYINQLRESGLERTEAILKAGPVRLRPIMMTTAATILGMVPIALGLGAGSELRSPMAVSIAGGLVTSTILSLIVVPVVYAILDDWFPRFQKR; via the coding sequence ATGGTAAAGCCTAATAGCTCAAAATCCGCACGAGAACGCTTCAATATTTCCAGATTAGCGATTGAATTTTCGTGGTTGACGATTGGTTTTTGGATTGCTGTGACGGTAGCTGGGCTTCTGGCTTTCAGTTCCCTCAAGTATGCTTTGTTTCCAGATATTACTTTCCCGGTGGTGGTGGTGAATGCTCAAGCCCCACTAACAACGGCACTGGATATAGAAGCCAAGCTGACTCAACCATTAGAGCAACGTTTGAAATCTCTGGAAGGGCTTGAAGATATTCGCTCATCTACCTATCCCGGCCAAACTGCTGTTAGCCTATCTTTTGTTGTTGGTACGAACTTAGAAAAATCGACTCGCCAAGTTGAAACTGCACTAAAGCAGTTGAAATTAACTCAGGGAGCGAATTATAAAATCATTCCTTTAAATCTCAACGAGTCAGCGGCTATTAGCTACGCCATTGAGAACCCATCAGGGAATCTCACTGATTTGACTAAGTTGGCAAAAGACCAGATTGTTCCAGCGATCGCTAAACTATCAGGAGTACTCAAAGTCTCATTGTTGGGTGTTCCTAGTCCACCAACTCCCCAGTTATCAGCAGGCGGGGCTACTTTAGTACGCTTTAATGGTAAGGATGCTCTAGCATTTCAGGTAATCAAACGGGGTAACGCCAACACATTAGAAGTAGTGAGTCGGGTAGAGAAAGAAGTCCAAAAGCTCCGTTCTACCCTCAAGGATGTCAAAATCACTTTAGCCGCAACACAAGCAGAATACATCCGCCATGCGACTCAATCAACTATCGATTCTCTAATTGAAGCGGTGCTGTTGTCTGTTGTCGTCATTTTCCCTTTTTTGTGGAACTGGCGAGCAACTCTCATTTCCGCGCTGGCGATTCCTACGTCTATGTTGGCGACGGCGATCGTCATGGCGATTTTTGGCTTTAATTTAGAGACAATTACGCTCTTAGCTTTGGCTTTAGTGATTGGATCAATTGTCGATGATGCGATCGTGGATGTAGAAAACATCATGCGCCACATCGAAGATGGCGAAACTCCTCGCCAAGCCGCCTTGATAGCCACAAACGAGATTGGATTAACAGTTACAGCCGCCACATTCACAGCCGTAGCAGTTTTTCTCCCCATAGGTTTAATGGGTGGTGTGATTGGTCAGTTTTTCAAACCTTTTGGTATTACTGTCTCAGCAGCAATGCTGGCTTCTTTGTTAGTTGCTCGGACTTTATCACCTGTTTTATCTATTTACTGGCTAAAACCTAAATCTTCCCGGCGAAGAGAAGGGATGTTGTGGCTACGCTTCGCTCAATCTTATCGCGACTTGCTGCAATGGTCTTTAAATCACCGGGCGATCGTGATTGCATTAGCTGTCTTCAGTTTCATCGCTGGTGTAGCGCTGATTCCCCTCATTCCCAAAGGCTTTATTCCCAAACTAGATCGAGGCGAATTTAATATTACCTATACTGCTCCTTTACCGAGTTTACCTACTGGGCAGGGAGCAGCCCTTCGACTTCGCTCAGGGCAAGGGGGCAGGGAGCAGGGAGCAGGGGGAGCAGTTTCTAGTCCCCAATCCCCAGTCCCCAGTCCCCAGTCCCTGGGCACTGAGCGAAGTCGAAGTGCAATACTCACTCTCCAGTACCCAATCCCCAATCCCCTAAATGACTCCCTTGAAGTTGCGAAGAAATTAGAGGCGGTAGTGAGAAAATCACCAGCAGTGGAAACGGTGTTTACTACTGTTGGTTCTCGTGAGGGTGAGCCAAATAAAGGCGTGCTTTATGTGAAACTTAAGAGCGATCGCCCAATCAAAACAGCAGAACTCCAAGACCAATTCCGCACAACTTTACCGACGCTTCCGGGCGTGACTACCAGTATTGAAGATATCCAATTTGTGGATACTGGCGGTCAAAAACCCCTCCAGGTGTCGTTAAGGGGTAATGACCTCAAAGCACTCAGCAAAGCCGCCAAGGCAATTAAAGAGCGGTTGGTGAAACTCCCAGGGTTTGCGGATGTCACAGTTACAGGGGAAGGAAATCAACAAGATACGGTTGTTCAGATTGAGCGTCTGAATAATCAGCGGGTGGCTTATATCAGCGCCAACCTGGGCAAGGATCTATCCTTGGGTAATGCCACTGATAAAGTGGTAGCTGAAGCTAAAAAAGTGATGCCTGCTGGCGTTTCCTTGGACTTGGGAGGAGACTCTGCCCGCCTGGGTGAGGTTTTTGGTAGTTTCGGTACGACTCTGGCTTTATCGGCATTGTGCATTGTAGTGGTGCTGATTTGGCTATTTAAAGGCTGGGTTGATCCTGTAGTTATTGGTGTTTCTTTGCCTTTGGCGCTGGTGGGGGCGATGTTGGCGTTGCTGATTACCAAGAGCGACTTTGGCATGATCTCGCTGATTGGCTTTGTGTTTTTGCTAGGGATTACTAACAAAAATGCCATCCTGATTGTGGACTACATTAATCAACTGCGCGAGTCTGGCTTAGAGCGGACAGAAGCGATTCTCAAAGCTGGGCCAGTACGCCTCAGACCAATCATGATGACCACTGCAGCGACAATTTTAGGTATGGTACCCATCGCTTTAGGTTTAGGCGCAGGTTCAGAATTGCGATCGCCTATGGCTGTATCCATCGCCGGCGGTTTAGTAACTTCAACGATTCTCAGTTTGATTGTCGTACCAGTAGTCTACGCCATTTTGGATGATTGGTTTCCCCGGTTTCAGAAGAGATGA
- a CDS encoding purine or other phosphorylase family 1, giving the protein MPMIILVPQGAEYKAVCRGLSRVTTAKPTVMPIPVGIKPLITYLHKLQEQNQLVNPLSRVLVMGLCGSLNPSYSVGDIVLYQDCVYQGKLQKCDRLLTTEICSRISDKVTLVKSLTSDRVICSAAEKLHLGEKFGADVVDMEGFAVLDFFHQLGVSIAMLRVVSDDCRHDIPDLTSAISADGSLKPLSLALRLIQQPIAATRLIRGSLQGLKVLENLIESLIRAY; this is encoded by the coding sequence ATGCCAATGATAATTTTAGTACCTCAAGGAGCCGAGTATAAAGCTGTGTGTCGTGGCTTAAGCCGTGTCACCACCGCTAAACCGACTGTGATGCCAATTCCTGTTGGCATCAAGCCACTAATCACATATCTGCATAAATTGCAAGAGCAGAATCAATTAGTGAATCCCTTGTCGAGAGTTTTGGTTATGGGTTTATGCGGTAGCCTCAACCCTAGCTATTCTGTGGGGGATATCGTGCTGTATCAAGATTGTGTTTATCAAGGAAAGTTGCAAAAGTGCGATCGCCTCTTGACAACAGAAATCTGCTCGCGTATATCAGACAAAGTTACTTTAGTCAAGTCATTAACAAGCGATCGCGTAATTTGTTCAGCAGCAGAAAAACTCCATCTGGGTGAGAAATTTGGGGCTGATGTTGTTGACATGGAAGGATTTGCCGTCTTAGATTTCTTTCATCAGTTGGGAGTGTCAATAGCAATGCTGCGAGTCGTCAGCGATGACTGTCGCCACGATATACCTGATTTAACATCAGCAATCAGCGCCGATGGTTCCTTAAAACCCTTATCCCTAGCACTGAGATTAATTCAGCAACCCATAGCGGCTACAAGACTAATTCGAGGTTCCTTGCAGGGGTTAAAAGTGTTAGAGAACTTGATAGAATCACTAATTAGGGCTTACTGA